A region of the Hyperolius riggenbachi isolate aHypRig1 chromosome 9, aHypRig1.pri, whole genome shotgun sequence genome:
GGACTGTATATCGGAGAAATATTAGTGTCACTCCAAAAGGGACAGTTTCCTAAATTATCCATCCCGGTTTGGAACACAACCCAGCGAGACATTATCTTACCAAGTCAGACTAGGATTGGGTGCCTTGAGCCCATCAAGACAACATACCCAGCTCTGGTGAAACCAAAAGAATCAGTGAATGTAACCAATCGACCAGTGATGCAGAGTCTGCAGTCATCCAGAACAGGGCCAGAAGGTCAAATGGACAAGTTAAACACAAGGCAGTCACCGGTAAGCTATGCTCATCAAGAACACTGGGATCCACCAGTACCTATAGACCACCTGCCGGCGGAAGATCAACTGGTAGTCAAAACAATGCTAAGGGAGGAATGCCACGCCTTCGCCAAAGATGATTCTGATGTTGGATGTATCCCATCCCTACAATTACAACTGCGCCTCACAGACAATACACCAGTTAGAAGAACTTACATGTCCGTGCCAAGACCACTACACCAGGAGGTGAAAGAATATCTGCAAGATCTGTTGAACCGCGGATGGATTGCAGAATCAAAATCATCATACTCTTCACCcattgtgtgcgtgagaaagaagGACGGTAGTTTAAGGCTGTGTTGCGATTATAGGGAATTGAACCAGAAGTCCATCCCTGATCGCCATCCAATCCCTAGGATCCAAGACATGCTGGACAGCTTAGGAGGAAGTGCATGGTTTTCAGTGTTAGACCAAGGAAAAGCCTACCACCAAGGATTTGTGGAAGAATCCAGTCGACCACTGACTGCCTTCATTACACCTTGGGGTCTGTATGAGTGGATCAGAATACCTTTTGGTCTTAGCTCTGCACCAGCTGAATTCCAACGCAGCATGGAAACTTGTTTAAGGGGACTGAGAGATGATATATGTCTGCCATACCTAGATGATAACCTTGTTCATAGCAGATCATTCCAAGAGCATGTGGAACATGTCCGGTTGGTACTACAACGGTATCAGAAGCATGGAGTTAAGTTAACAGCAAAGAAATGTGAACTTTTCCGGAACAAAGTTAGATTTCTGGGAAAGATAGTGTCCAAAGATGGCCATTCCATGGATCCGGCAGACATTGCTCCTGTGCTGGCCTTGGGAAACAACCAGCCAAAAACTGTGGGAGAACTCCGGAAGTTATTAGGATTCATTTCATACTATCGTCCTTACATCCAGAATTTTTCCAGGATTGCAAAACCGCTTTATGAATTGCTATCAGCAGATACAACAcctaccataacatcatctaaccaacagaagaagaggaagaagccaTCACCAAAGTTAAAAGGTCAACTACCTTCTCATCAGTCCATTGTCTGGACTGACCACCACCAGGTAGTGTTGAACCAACTCATTGAGGTCCTAACACATCCTCCAGTTATGGGTTACCCCGACTGTAACCAATCCTTTATTCTGCACTGTGATGCCTCGCAAGAAGGACTAGGAGCCGTGCTATATCAAGAGCAAGAGGGAAAATTAAAAGTAATTGCTTATGGATCCAGGACTCTCACACCTGCTGAGAAGAATTATCACATGCATTCAGGCAAACTAGAATTCCTCGCAATGAAGTGGGCCATCTGTGAAAGATTccgaggctacctatactactgtcCATCCTTTGTAGTATATACTGACAATAATCCACTAACCTATGTCCTAACGACGGCTAAACTAAACGCAACAGGCCATCGATGGGTTGCAGAACTTGCTGATTTTAAATTCACTATTAAGTATCGTCCAGGAAAGAGAAATGCGGATGCAGATGGACTGTCACGTATGCCACTAAGTCCTGAACAATATATGCAACAGTGTTCACAAGAAGTTGACCCCAAAGTCATCAGTTGTATAACACAAGTACTTCAAGTAAAACAGGAAGAAGAAACACCTTGGCTGTGTCCAATAACCATTGCAAATACCACATCAACAATAGATACTACCCAAAAAGCAGTAGCTCAAATACCTAAAGAGACCATAAGGACAGCACAAAAAGAAGACTCAGTGATCGGTCCAGTGTGGAAGTACAAAAATCAAAACAGGTTTCCATCAAAACAGGAACGACCAAGTGGCCAGCTTGATATCCTCATCTTATTGAAGCAGTGGACCAAATTATACCTCGATGAGGATGGAATCTTGAGAAGGAAAACACCCTCAAGTTCCCAACTAGTGTTACCCAAGATATATCATCCACTGGTGTTGAGAGAATTGCATGAAGAAATGGGTCACTTAGGAGTGGAACGGACTGTAAACTTGATCAGGGAAAGGTTCTTTTGGCCACATATGCAGAGAGAGGTCGAGCAATACATTAACAACCGCTGCACCTGTCTGAAAGACAAACGTCCCAACAAGCCTACCAGAGCTCCATTAAACAATATTATCACCACTTATCCCTTTGAGATGGTCTCTATCGATTTCCTCCATCTGGAAACATGCAAAGGAGGTTACGAGTACATACTAGTAGTAATAGACCACTTCACCAGGTTTGCTCAGGCCTACGCAACCAAAAACAAGTCAGCAAAGACTGTTGCCGATAAGATATTCAGTGATTTTGTCTTGAAATTTGGATTCCCTACCAGAATTCACCATGACATGGGAAAAGAATTTGAAAATCAGTTATTCTTAGCATTAGGAAAGCACTGCCACATTCAGAACTCCCATACAACACCATATCATCCAGAAGGGAACGGACAATGCGAAAGGTTCAATCGCACTCTGTTGTCTATGCTTCGGACCCTGTCATCAGATTCTAAGAAGGACTGGAAGAACTCACTTGCCCAGGTAATACATGCATACAACTGCACCAAAAGTGAAGCTACGGGATATTCTCCATTTTTCCTACTGTTCGGGAGATCTCCAAGACTTCCAATAGACAGCATGTTTGACACCCCAGTAACAGAAAAATATAAGAGTCACTCTGAATATGTGAAAATATGGATGGAGAGAATGACTGAAGCCTATCAGATTGCTTCCAAGGTCGCTACTCAAGCTGCACAAAGAGGAAAAGAACACTACGACAGAAAAAGTCATGGAGGAGAACTCTCTCCTGGCAGTAAAGTCCTTGTAAGAAACCTTACTGAAAGAGGAGGACCAGGAAAGCTAAGATCGTTTTGGGAAGACACAGTACATGTTGTCCTAAGAAAAAAATGTGACGATAGCCCAGTGTATGAGGTAAAGCCAGAAACTGGTAAAGGCCGAACCAGAATTCTGCACCGCAATTTGTTATTGCCTTGTGATTACTTGCCCGTCAACCAAGGTCAGCAGATACCTGATAGACCCAGTACTAGAAGACGGAGCCAAAGTGCAAAGACTTCTCAATCAGGGGCACAGATATCAGAGGAAATATCAGAAGATGAATCAGATCTTGAACAAGGGCAATGGAGATCATTCCTTCCTATACCCCAGGCAGATCACACAAGGGAAAACACAGAACTGAATCCAGAAGCAGAGGAGTTTTATCCTTGCCAGTTGGAAACAAGTGGAGACAATACAGAGGAAGCTACAGTGGAAACTGCAGAGGAAGAGCCTGTAATTCAACCGGAAAATAATACAGGTCCATCAGGAAACACAGAGGAAGAAGACTCTTCACCAGATAAACCAACAGAGACTGTTGACAGTGAAGAAGGCGAGTTTGCTTTAGATTCCTTACCACTTTGTAGAATACAACCCAGCAGAAACAGGAGACAACCAAAAGTTCTGACGTATGACACTTTGGGTCAACCCAGTAGTGTTGCCAGGAATGTAGCAGTACAAGTCATAGACTGTGTTCATACACCACAGGTTTATCCTAGCTGGTACCTAAGTCCGGAGTGGTTTGCTAAGGACTCTAAAAACTGGTAACCATATCCATGTCTATAATGCTATGGTTGATTAATGTCTTCTTATGTTGAAAATGTTAAATGTTATGTTCCGTGGTTAACAAAAGGAAATTTCTTGCACTCTTACTGCAGACACGCCAGATAAAATAGCGTAACATTATGAAAACTAGGTAGTAGAAAAAAAATGGACAGAACTAATAAGGTGTCCCCTAGTTTTATATCAATTCTTGTCTTCACAATAGCATACACGACCTTGTGTTAAAGGGGTTTCTTACTAGTGGACTATAGGCCACAATATTCCCCCCCGGCGTCATAGCGCTGTGGGCCGGGTGGGAGACTGTGACATAACTGGGAGTAGATGTCGCAGGAAGGACAGTTCCTAAAGTAATTTTATCGCTACTAAACCCTGGCTCCTAATGGTTGGAAGATGAGTAGGAGAATAGTGATTCTCATATTAAAGTCTGCGTATGTCGAGGACGACATTGAATTTTGTGGGGGAGAGTGTAAGATAAGTCAAAAATAGGCACCCcataaaaataaactaatatcTATAGCATTGCCAGCCTCAGCAATCCAAGATAATGCCAGCTATATCAGGAAACAATTCAGTAAATCACCATTAGATGGCAGCAGAGTGTTAAGACCTTAGGACGAGCACTGCAAGGGAGGAACATAACACACCTATCTTTAGTTCCTGGGAGGACAGGATATACTGTCACAATCCTGTAACTCCAGACTGATAAAGACATGTGCTTGTTCATTACAGGTAAGAAAACACATATTAAGGGCTATAAACAGGGTAAAATGATTCAGATCCCATTCCTGTAATCAGCCAAGGCTGCTGGTGATGCAGGGGGTGTACATAGACCCCACACACTTGTGAGTGAAATATACTGATGGGTCGCTTGGGGCTACTGTATAGTGGATGTGATTGCTATAGGGAACTGATGTGTCTGTATGAGCTATAATGCACTGTTTGCTTACTGTGATGCTGATTAAGTAATCATAGAGCAGCTGCACAGGTTATATGGTTAAtgtctctaagggcccttttccactagcgcgtttgcgctagctgaatcgcaaaaccgcaaaccgctagcgattttacaatcgctacggtttgctttttaacataggaatcgcggtaggtcatttccactaccgcgattcgttttttacttaatcgcgatcgcgccgcggagcgacttttgccgcgattttgctatgcagtgcatagcatagcaaaatcgcggccgcaaacgtcgggggaatcgccggttttgcgattcagcaatcgctagcgttcagcgtgaacgctagcgattgcaggtggaaaagggcccttataggaAAGTTATACTTGTTATGGAGAATGTATTGATGAATATAGATGTGTATTCATACGTAATAATAGGATATACTGTCACAATCCTGTAACTCCAGACTGATAAAGACATGTGCTTGTTCATATCAGAAAATGTTCAATAAACGCACTTCTGATTTCACCCAGCCCGCTCCCTGCGCACATTGGAATTATTAACCATACTTTCAGCATATGTGCAACACAGACTGTGCCTAGTTTAGACCAGGAAGCTAGTGCTGTACAGTGGGAGTGTAATCCAGTATGTCTCTGTGCTGTTCCCCAAAAAAACTCAGCTTTAActacactcagtggcgtagctaaggagctttgggccccgatgcaagttttacaatggggccccccaagcactctatacataacgattaatacggcacaccaaaacctgccaatggcaactacagtgtcagaggtgcaagaaggggatggggagcagtttgttaataattaccactatttaaaggatCTTTAGAAGTGttttttatgagcacaggaccaatagacagctaatactgtagttgagggagggcccttcagggcccctctggcccaagggccccgatgcggtcgctacctctgcaccccctattgctacgcccctgactacacTCCTCCCCCAGGCAAATAATAAGTAACTGGTTGTTCTGGATTCTGAGAATCAGAGACTTTCAGTTTCGTTTCCTCTCCTGCTGCCAGCGATGGCGTCTGCTGATCTGAGCGAGGAGCTGGAGTGTCCCGTCTGTCTGACCATTTATACTGATCCTGTAAACCTGAGATGTggtcacaacttctgccgggTCTGTATTGATCGTGTGCTGGACTCACAGGAGGGGTCTGGAGTTTATTCCTGTCCTCAGTGTAGGAAGAGGTTCAGAGACCGGCCTGGACTACAGACAAACATTGCTCTGAGGAACATAGCAGGGCGTTTCCTGTCTACTCAGCCAGATCAGGGGGAGGCCGGAGTCCGTTGTACTTACTGTGTGGACTCTCCTGTACCTGCTGTTATGTCCTGTCTGCACTGTGACGCTTCTCTGTGTGATAAAcacctgagagtccacagcaaggcaccagaacacgtcttatgtgcccccaccacctccccggagaccaggaaatgctccgtccataagaagatcctagagtattactgcactgaggatgcctCATGTGTCTGTGTAACCTGCACTCTGGCTGGAGAACATCGGGGACACCAGGTGGAGACACTACAGGAGGCctctgagaagaagaagaagaagctgtggaatgatctgcagaaactgagggcagagacagaggaggctgAGAAAAGAGTCCAGAATCTGgaggaactcaggagaaaagcacaagaaaaagcagatggtgaagcagagagagtcactgccctgtttagagacctcaggagacGGCTGGAGGAGCTGGAGGAGAGAGTCCTGAGTGACATCACAAGACAGGCACAATGCTATGATGACATCATCAGGCAGTTGGAGATAAAGAAGGcggagctgtccaggaagatgcgtcacattgaggagctgtgtcacatgactgatccactgactctcttacaggaatcagacacaggtgacttgtgtgacacggaggacagacatgataagcagctccatgatggaggggatctggatgtggccggcatctcacacacattacacacaggactggctgatatcatgtctggggtaactggGGGGATCTATATACAGCctgcagacatattactggatgtaaCCACAGCTAGTAATTATCTACATATGTCAGATgacaggaaaactgcatcctGGTCAGATATAGAGCAGAACCGCCCAGAAACACCAGAGAGATTTCAGTGGCCTCAGGTGTTGAGCAGCCGGAGTTTCTCCTCAGGgagacattactgggaagtggatgttgggggATCAGTATGCTGGGTAGtcgggatgtgttaccccagtatagccaggaggggatgggaggagtcagtgattgGATGGAATAACAAGTCTtggggtttgtgcagggggggtaaTCTGTACTCAGTTAGACATGACAGGAAAGTGATCCTGTTACCTGATGGGATCCCTAGTGACAGAGTCAGGATAgatctggattatgaggccgggcagatctccttttatgccctgtgtgaccccatcagacacctccacaccttcactgccaccttcactgagcccctccatgctgggTTATATGTACGGGGAGGTTGTATAAAGATATCTGGGGGGAGTCAGGGGGTGTGAGAGCTCCGCCCactggtgacatcacagggagaggattgtgattggctgattgtccTGCCAGTAATTACTAGCTGTCTGTGATTTCCAGGGACAATTCCTGGTTTCTGTCCAGGCGTGGACTGGCGCGGGGGGGGCCGGTGTAGTTGTAAATTAGCTATGAAAATCAGCAGCTCCGCGGCCACTGGATTCAGCCCCGCCCACAGCTGTTTCCTgtggggccagggagcagggcattGGCTGAGAGCTCCTGCTTCTCCCGCCATCCTCTctggtgcactgtgtgtgtgtgtaggctccgctagtgttgggcgaacagtgttcgccactgttcgggttctgcagaacatcaccctgttcgggtgatgttcgagttcggccgaacacctcatggtgttcggcctttttagttcgggttcgcccgaacagctcaatgcccagccgaacaggccgaacagggcccctgtgcggccgaacagggccctgttcggccaaaaactgcccccctatggggtcgcaggcataaggggggaggggtgtcggaaattccccctaccccctccgctagcgctcccccctctgcccgcttccccatacaaaaattttccgtaaagttcaatagtaccttcagtggctggctggcactgtggtgtgagtgagtaggaggagtccgagtaggacgcgttgaggtcgggcagcggtagtacccttgtggtacttccgccctttctctgacctcacgtcctctgcatacgagggtacgcgtcacgcgtaccctcgtatgcgtcatcacgcagaggatgtgaggtcagtgaaagggcggaagtaccacaagggtactaccgctgcccggcctcaacgcgtcctactcggactcctcctcctcactcacaccacagtgccagccagccactgaaggtactattgaactttacggaaaatttttgtatggggaagcgggcagaggggggagcgctagcggagggggtagggggaatttccgacacccccgtgaccggggcatgctccccccttatgcctgcgaccccatagggcccccaaaagcgggatgttcgggggagttcggggttcgggccgaacatgccgaacatctggcccatgttcggcgaacggacccgaacccgaacatccaggtgttcgcccaacactaggctccgcccccccccccccccccacacacacacacactgtccccACTGTCTGCACTAGAGGATCATATGCCTggctgctctgtatacacacatgGGGAGAAGCAGCCAGGGCTATCAGCATAGctaccaactgtccctttttcggagggacagtccctttttgggagccctgtccctctgtccctctttcaccctcatttgtccctctttcaggactttgtccctttttctaagtaaatatatatgtatttctatactaaaaatgtgtttgattgactctaaactttattcccatcctttaaattgatatattactaattttaaaatgttactatgaaggaaaatgaaccaggatagaaaggaccagtgtggtttgaattataaaacaacatatgtttcttatgaaatctttatggtatgcgtgactagaggcgtgttgagggcgtggccaggggtgtggcatgggcgtggcttaagtgtccctttttctcatctcaaaaagttgggaggtatgctatcaGTGCAGCCAGTTCCCCAGTGCAGAAAGACACCACACTGCACTGGCTGCACTAGAGGATCAGATGCCTGGCTGGGAATTccttctgctgcatgcctgtgattgtctgacaccccctccccccccccccccccccacacacacacactccacagcatTAGGTGGCCTCTGTTTCCTCTCTCCCTCTATAGAGGCACCACATCTCCCAGCAGGTCTCTCTCCCCAATCGAAGCACTAAAGCTGCCAGCATGCCCTtctcctccatagaggcactactgctctgagcatgcccctcccccctctatagaggcaccacagccccAGCAAGTTTTTCCcctatagaggcactactgttcccagcaggcccttctccatagaggcactactgtttCCAGCATGCCATCCCCCtccatagagacaccacagccCCAGCAAGTTTCCCACCTGCCCTATAGAGGCACTAAAGCTACCAGCATGCCCTtctcctccatagaggcactactgctcccagcatgcccatccCCCTCCATAGAGGTACCGCAGCCCCAGCATGTCCCTTTCCCTCAatagaggcaccacaactcccagcaagcCCCTCCCTATAAGCACCATGGCTCCCGTCATGCTCCTTcccttccatagaggcaccacaggtcCAAGAATACCCCTCCATATATTGTTGGGTTGTTTCCCAGGGCCCCACAGCTGGTTGCTGGGCCCCACTTGGTCTCCCCAAATTGAATAGTGGACCCCCTGAGCTTCTGCAGTGTATTCATAGCAGAGGCAATCACCTGTCCAGCTGGCGCGCTCATCTTTGTGCTAACGTCTCCATCCTCACAGGCGCCTCATCTCAGTGACCCAGCGGCACATGGGTGTGTACATGCCACCAGGTCACGGAGATGAGGCACCTGCAAGGATGAAGTACACAGATGGAGGGAGCCTGccggccggacaggtgagtgCGCTCCTCATCTCAGTGACCCAGCGGCACATAGGTGTGTACATGCCACCAGGTCATGGAGATGAGGTGCCTGTGAGGATGAAGCACACAGATGGAGGGAGCCTGccggccggacaggtgagtgCGCTCCTCATCTCAGTGACCCAGCGGCACATAGGTGTGTACATGCCACCAGGTCACGGAGATGAGGCACCTGCAAGGAAGAAGCACACTGATGGAGGGAGCCTGccggccggacaggtgagtgCGCTCTCATCTCAGTGACCCAGCGGCACATAGGTGTGTACATGTCACCAGGTCACGGAGATGAGGCACCTGCAAGGATGAAGGAGGGAGCCTGccggccggacaggtgagtgCGCTCCTCATCTCAGTGACCCAGCGGCACATAGGTGTGTACATGCCACCAGGTCACGGAGATGAGGCACCTGCAAGGATGAAGTACACAGATGGAGGGAGCCTGccggccggacaggtgagtgCGCTCCTCATCTCTGTGACCCAGCGGCACATAGGTGTGTACATGCCACCAGGTCACGGAGATGAGGCACCTGCAAGGAAGAAGTACACAGATGGAGGGAGCCTGccggccggacaggtgagtgCGCTCTCATCTCAGTGACCCAGCGGCACATAGGTGTGTACATGTCACCAGGTCACGGAGATGAGGCACCTGCAAGGATGAAGGAGGGAGCCTGCCAGCCGGACAGGTGAGTGCGCTCCTCATCTCAGTGACCCAGCGGCACATAGGTGTGTACATGTCACCAGGTCACAGAGATGAGGCACCTGCAAGGATGAAGTACACAGATGGAGGGAGCCTGccggccggacaggtgagtgCGCTCCACTGCAACtactctacaggtgcaccaggggaCCGTTATTCACATTGAAAAAGGCCTGGAGAGCCCTAGGGGTCAATCTAATACTATATGGAGGaggagaggcatgctgggagctgtggtgccgctatggaaggggaggagcatgatgggagctgtagtgcctctatgaagtgggagaggcatgctgggagctatggtgccgctatggaaggggaggggcatgctggcagctgtagtgcctctagacagagcatggggggggggggcatgatgggagctgtggtgccgctatggaaggggaggagcatgatgggagctgtagtgcctctatggagtgggagaggcatgctgggagctatggtgccgctatggaaggggaggggcatgctggcagctgtagtgcctctatagaaggggaggggcatgctggcagctgtagtgcctctatacaGAGCATGGGgggagggcatgctgggagctgtctgCAGTTTGACCCTATGGCAACAAAGCATGTGGTTAGCCCGGTGTTGGATCCGTCTTTGGTCGAATATGTTCTTTCAGTATACGAGCATTATGTGGGCGAgtgtatctgtactgggcatgtgcaagtaacatccacacatgcccagtccgATGAAGTGCTTTTGCATGACGGAAAAGAGCCATGTACAAGTAccttagttctactgggcatgtgtggatctCATTTGCGTATGCCCAGTATGGACACGGTCAAGCTTGCGCACTGAAGAAACCTATGTGACCATTTCCCTGTACTGTCATTGCTGTCAGATGGGGTATTGTGAAATACTGAAGGGAGGGGGACAGGCAGTGTGGCTGcattaaggctggtacacacaatgcaatttctcatcagatcCACGGGTCGAACTGATAATGtccggcatgtctgatctgctcccgatcgagaacaggatcgatt
Encoded here:
- the LOC137532374 gene encoding uncharacterized protein, with translation MASADLSEELECPVCLTIYTDPVNLRCGHNFCRVCIDRVLDSQEGSGVYSCPQCRKRFRDRPGLQTNIALRNIAGRFLSTQPDQGEAGVRCTYCVDSPVPAVMSCLHCDASLCDKHLRVHSKAPEHVLCAPTTSPETRKCSVHKKILEYYCTEDASCVCVTCTLAGEHRGHQVETLQEASEKKKKKLWNDLQKLRAETEEAEKRVQNLEELRRKAQEKADGEAERVTALFRDLRRRLEELEERVLSDITRQAQCYDDIIRQLEIKKAELSRKMRHIEELCHMTDPLTLLQESDTGDLCDTEDRHDKQLHDGGDLDVAGISHTLHTGLADIMSGVTGGIYIQPADILLDVTTASNYLHMSDDRKTASWSDIEQNRPETPERFQWPQVLSSRSFSSGRHYWEVDVGGSVCWVVGMCYPSIARRGWEESVIGWNNKSWGLCRGGNLYSVRHDRKVILLPDGIPSDRVRIDLDYEAGQISFYALCDPIRHLHTFTATFTEPLHAGLYVRGGCIKISGGSQGVRLISVTQRHMGVYMPPGHGDEAPARMKYTDGGSLPAGQVSALLISVTQRHIGVYMPPGHGDEVPVRMKHTDGGSLPAGQRLSLLFPVLLPAMASADLSEELECPVCLTIYTDPVSLRCGHNFCRVCIERVLDSQEGSAGYVCPQCRKRFRDWPGMQRNIALRNIEHFQTSHPDQEAGVHCTYCVDSPVPAVMSCLHCDASMCDKHLRVHSKAPEHVLCAPTTSPETRKCSVHKEILKYYCTEDAACVCVTCTLAGEHRGHQVETLQETPKKKKHKLRNDLQTLVAETEEASEKNKEKLRSDLCDTEDRHDKQLHDGGDLDVAGISHTLHTGLAEIMSGVTGGIYIQPADILLDVTTACNWLHISDDRKTASWSLWQNRPETPERFQHCPQVLSSRSFSSGRHYWEVDIGGSDEWRVGMCYPSIDRGGRNSGIGRNNKSWGLCRDKEEFSEIHDRLYSRYSVTHDGKEIELPDGIPSDRVRIYLDYEAGQISFYALCDPIRHLHTFTATFTEPLHAGLYVGICGGCIKISGGSERV